From Perognathus longimembris pacificus isolate PPM17 unplaced genomic scaffold, ASM2315922v1 HiC_scaffold_5453, whole genome shotgun sequence, the proteins below share one genomic window:
- the LOC125345268 gene encoding zinc finger protein ZFP2-like — MHERTHTGEKPYGCNNCGKSFTQKIYLRIHERIHTGEKPYECNNCGKSFTQKMYLSAHERTHTGERPYGCNKCGKYFSQKEYLTAHKRIHTEERPYECNKCGNTFAWKSAFRRHQRSHTGEKPYKCNNCGKSFTQKANLRAHERTHTGEKPYECNKCGKSFSQKEYLTAHKRIHTGEKPYECDKCGKSFTQRSALSKHKRIHTRKKPYECSKCGLSFSKKAWLTVHHRRHTGETFYECSRCGKSFNWKSALSRHQSTHTGEKPYGCNKCEKSFSQKAYLSVHQRIHTGEKPYECNRCEKSFRHKSSLILHQRTHTGEKPYECDKCR, encoded by the exons ATGCATgaaagaacacatacaggagagaaaccttatggatGTAACAactgtggaaagtctttcacccaGAAGATATATCTTCGTattcatgagagaatacacacaggagagaaaccttatgaatgtaacaattGTGGAAAGTCCTTCACCCAGAAGATGTATcttagtgctcatgagagaacacacacaggagagagaccTTATGGATGTAACAAATGTGGCAAATATTTCTCCCAGAAGGAATACCTTACTGCTCATAAGAGAATACACACAGAAGAGagaccttatgaatgtaacaaatgtggaaatacCTTTGCCTGGAAGTCAGCTTTCAGGAGGCATCAGAGAagtcacacaggagagaaaccttataaatgtaacaattgtggaaagtctttcacccaGAAGGCAAATCTTAGGGCTCATGAGAGAacccacacaggagagaaaccttatgaatgtaacaaatgtggaaagtctttctccCAGAAGGAATACCTTACTGCTCATAAGAGAATACACACAG gtgagaaaccttatgaatgtgacaaatgtggaaagtccttcaCCCAGAGGTCAGCCCTCAGCAAgcataagagaattcacacaagGAAAAAACCATATGAATGTAGCAAATGTGGATTGTCTTTCAGCAAGAAGGCATGGCTCACTGTTCATCACAGAAGACACACAGGAGAGACGTTTTATGAATGTAGCAGATGTGGAAAATCTTTCAACTGGAAATCAGCTCTCAGCAGGCAccagagcacacacacaggagaaaaaccttaCGGATGTAACAAATGTGAAAAGTCTTTTTCCCAGAAAGCATACCTTAGTGTTCATCAGAgaatacacacaggagagaaaccttatgaatgtaacagatGTGAAAAGTCTTTCAGACACAAGTCATCCCTTATTTTGCAtcaaagaacacacacaggagagaaaccttacgaATGTGACAAATGTAGATAG